The genome window ATTGTATTCAAATGTTCCCGCGTGTTTTGGAGTAACCGGAAATCCGTTCCTCGCCATCTTGCCTCGAAACCCCAAACTATCCTCGAAAGAGACGTGCACGAGAAAAAGTAAGGTTAGACTCTTTTTCTGCTCCGTGTAGCCGTGAGGTGCAGTATTTCACAAGTGATCACCACTAATCAACAAACATCCAACAATTACGTTATTATTAAAACTTAAAAACCTTTAATAACAGGTTTCTAACATCTCTTTTATTGTTTAACAACAATATTTTCGGCATATctgttaaaaattgataaaaaacctGAAGACAATGTTGCTCCGCAGTCTGTCAGCCTCCAGTGCTccccaaaattaattaacaaatttctAACAACCGATCAAGTTTTCAGCATTTCTACTCTGCACacaaatatttccattcaaaaatctaaaatagaGTGATAAACtacgatttttattatttaaatgttgaCAATGTTAGGTTATGTTCGgttttaaaaatcatcattacAGTTGATGATTATCGAGTTTTTTGATATTAAATTATCGGTTTAATTCAGTTTCTTCGTGATATTTGTGTATTTGATACATTTATTTCTAGTAATTGTTGGGTATTTGTTATTATCTTAAGGAAAttggaataaattgaaaagacTAATCAGCACTTTTGTTTACAGCACGTCACAATGGTGAAGATTATGAAATCAGGGAAAGTCGTGCTGGTCCTCAGTGGCCGGTACGCAGGACGCAAAGCCATTGTCATCAGAAATTATGACGATGGCACAACGGAGAGACAATACGGCCATGCACTTGTAGCTGGAATCGATCGTTATCCACGAAAAGTTCACAAACGCATGGGGAAAGCCAAGATCCACAAGAGGTCCAAGATAAAGCCCTTTGTCAGGGTGAGTTTCATTGTTTAATTTCCAGTTTTTATTATAGTCATTTGTGACGAAAACAAAGACCTCAGGGAGGCTCGTTTAGAATGGATATTATTTACGTTTTAATTTACTTTTTACCAATAATATGcagatttatcaatttaatatcgtttaggttcgttgcaaacagaGAATTGTGGTttgcaccaaaaaaaaaaaaagttgtctTTCCTCTGCTTATTTGAAAATTGGATGCGGGGAGATGATGGGGTAAAAGGATTTTTAAGaggatttaaaaattattcttgagGATATTATTGAGTCAGAGGAATGATGGTCTGTTTTTGCATTCGTAAATACAAAATGCACAGCTTTCACATAAGTTTCATTAGGCAATTAATTTTCGGATATTTGATGCTAATTTTGGTCATTTCAATTGAGGTTAGAAACTAATTCAAACCTGCAATATAATGTATcattaaaatgtaatttt of Diachasmimorpha longicaudata isolate KC_UGA_2023 chromosome 3, iyDiaLong2, whole genome shotgun sequence contains these proteins:
- the LOC135159998 gene encoding large ribosomal subunit protein eL27 encodes the protein MVKIMKSGKVVLVLSGRYAGRKAIVIRNYDDGTTERQYGHALVAGIDRYPRKVHKRMGKAKIHKRSKIKPFVRILNYNHLMPTRYTVDLPLDNKVAPKDLKDPMKRKKVRFQTRVKFEERYKMGKNKWFFQKLRF